The Nitrospirales bacterium genome includes a window with the following:
- a CDS encoding YqgE/AlgH family protein translates to MNTRLGKGIFLIATPSLRDPNFRQTVILLCEHGQEGALGVVINRPTEINITEVLPQIPIIEGQRHRVFTGGPVQKNSLLILYRVPNEPSDTHHVVDGVYLGGNIQTLERILEQPSQDEAFRAFMGYSGWAPGQLENEMQTGSWLTLPADPSWVFEKDPTVLWGEIIQSLDESYKIYMDMPVDPSLN, encoded by the coding sequence ATGAACACGCGACTAGGCAAAGGGATTTTTCTGATCGCCACACCGTCTTTACGTGACCCGAACTTTCGGCAAACCGTTATCTTGTTGTGCGAGCACGGCCAAGAAGGGGCATTGGGTGTCGTCATTAACCGTCCCACCGAAATCAACATCACCGAGGTCTTACCCCAAATTCCAATCATTGAGGGCCAGCGGCATCGCGTTTTTACCGGTGGCCCCGTTCAAAAGAACAGTCTATTGATCCTCTACCGGGTTCCCAATGAACCTTCGGACACTCACCATGTGGTCGATGGCGTGTATCTTGGAGGGAATATTCAGACACTCGAGCGAATTTTAGAACAGCCTTCCCAGGATGAAGCCTTCCGAGCATTCATGGGGTATTCCGGTTGGGCTCCTGGTCAACTGGAAAATGAGATGCAAACTGGATCATGGCTTACACTGCCCGCCGATCCCTCATGGGTATTCGAGAAAGATCCCACCGTGCTCTGGGGTGAAATCATTCAATCGTTAGACGAAAGTTATAAAATCTACATGGACATGCCCGTCGACCCATCATTGAACTAA
- a CDS encoding Fe(2+)-trafficking protein, which produces MSEISCLKCEKSAEMITDNLFLGKLEDEIKNNVCQECWDEWNRPGGVKTMVINEYRLNLGDENARATLKNQMRAFFKLPDANAEFKDYRT; this is translated from the coding sequence ATGTCTGAAATTTCCTGCTTAAAATGCGAAAAGTCCGCGGAAATGATCACCGATAATCTGTTCTTGGGCAAGTTGGAAGACGAGATCAAGAACAACGTGTGCCAAGAGTGCTGGGACGAGTGGAACCGCCCAGGCGGGGTCAAAACCATGGTGATCAATGAATATCGCCTCAACCTCGGAGACGAAAATGCGCGCGCAACACTCAAAAATCAAATGCGCGCCTTTTTTAAACTACCGGACGCGAATGCAGAGTTTAAAGACTACCGCACCTAA
- a CDS encoding Ppx/GppA family phosphatase codes for MIVAGIDIGTLTCRLLIAEVQADGSFRELEADRRLLRLGEGLDETGSLGLPAMTRVVEALSQWRGRISMRRAEATVVVATSAVRDAKNQREFLDRVKRETGFEVEVLSGTEEARRTLSGMKHGLLPQVDSLLGLDIGGGSTEFIRAFNDERLQVASLNIGVVRLSERCLHADPPEPQELASAERIIRQELESIRSIAVDATKATLVGTAGTITTLAAMAQRLSHYESARIHNYWLSLETVCQLQKELCARKAEERAQLPGLEPGREGVIVAGTVILRTVMGTFGFERCLVSDYGLREGIIVECAERLRR; via the coding sequence ATGATTGTGGCTGGTATAGATATTGGGACCTTAACCTGTCGGTTGTTGATTGCTGAAGTTCAGGCAGATGGGAGTTTTCGGGAGCTCGAAGCCGACCGTCGTTTGTTGCGGTTAGGGGAAGGTCTTGATGAAACGGGGTCGCTTGGCCTTCCGGCGATGACAAGGGTCGTCGAGGCGTTGTCGCAGTGGCGGGGAAGAATTTCGATGCGTCGAGCCGAGGCTACGGTCGTTGTGGCGACCAGTGCGGTTCGAGACGCCAAGAATCAACGGGAATTCCTGGATAGAGTCAAGCGGGAAACAGGTTTTGAGGTCGAAGTGCTCAGCGGAACGGAAGAGGCGCGCCGCACGTTATCGGGAATGAAACATGGCCTTCTGCCTCAGGTTGACTCTCTGCTTGGTCTTGATATCGGTGGAGGGAGCACGGAGTTTATTCGAGCGTTCAACGATGAACGATTGCAGGTCGCCTCGTTGAATATTGGCGTGGTCCGGCTATCCGAGCGATGCCTGCATGCAGATCCACCGGAACCCCAAGAGCTTGCCTCTGCCGAGCGCATAATTCGTCAGGAGCTGGAATCAATCCGATCGATCGCCGTCGATGCCACGAAGGCTACGCTTGTCGGTACCGCTGGAACCATCACGACCTTAGCCGCTATGGCGCAACGGTTATCGCATTATGAATCGGCTCGTATTCATAACTATTGGCTGTCTTTGGAGACTGTTTGCCAACTCCAGAAAGAACTCTGCGCACGAAAAGCCGAAGAACGAGCTCAACTACCGGGGTTGGAGCCGGGGCGAGAAGGCGTCATCGTGGCAGGAACCGTGATCCTTCGAACGGTGATGGGGACGTTCGGATTCGAGCGTTGTTTAGTCAGCGATTACGGGTTGCGCGAAGGGATCATCGTGGAATGCGCGGAGCGGTTGAGGCGGTAA
- a CDS encoding DUF1295 domain-containing protein — translation MTVLSSFVNTLVQVWLCAAFLMFWLWIIQNFYRNAVVADIGFCVMFGVLSIVYAVGLPGDPVRKGLLGMMGAVYGFRLASHLTLDRLYKKAEDARYQTLREAMGAWAQSGFFLYFQGQAVALAVFSIPLLILMVNPFPPFSLWEVIGIFCWVFAIAGEASADYQLRRFRMNPSHVGKTCRVGWWYYCRHPNYFFEGCIWSSYVVMAIGIPWGWLTVIGPLGMMIALLKVSGIPYAEARAIVTRGDDYRDYQRTTNALIPWFPKSS, via the coding sequence ATGACTGTCCTATCCTCATTCGTGAATACGCTCGTCCAAGTCTGGCTGTGTGCGGCCTTCTTGATGTTCTGGCTCTGGATCATCCAGAACTTCTACCGTAATGCCGTGGTGGCGGACATCGGCTTTTGCGTGATGTTTGGCGTGCTGAGTATCGTCTATGCTGTCGGACTTCCGGGAGATCCCGTCCGAAAGGGACTCTTGGGTATGATGGGGGCCGTGTACGGGTTTCGTTTAGCGTCGCATTTGACCCTGGATCGGTTGTATAAAAAGGCTGAAGACGCGCGGTATCAAACTCTCAGAGAAGCGATGGGGGCCTGGGCCCAGTCCGGGTTCTTCCTCTATTTTCAAGGGCAGGCTGTTGCGCTTGCGGTCTTCTCGATCCCGTTGCTGATTCTGATGGTGAACCCCTTTCCGCCGTTCAGTCTGTGGGAAGTTATCGGGATCTTCTGTTGGGTTTTCGCGATTGCGGGAGAGGCTTCAGCGGATTATCAATTACGAAGGTTCCGGATGAATCCGTCGCACGTCGGAAAAACCTGTCGCGTAGGATGGTGGTATTATTGCCGTCATCCAAACTATTTTTTTGAGGGATGCATTTGGAGTTCCTACGTGGTGATGGCGATCGGCATTCCTTGGGGGTGGTTGACCGTGATCGGTCCATTGGGAATGATGATCGCGCTTCTTAAAGTTAGTGGCATTCCGTACGCCGAAGCCCGGGCCATCGTGACGCGGGGAGACGATTATCGTGACTATCAACGGACGACGAATGCCTTGATTCCCTGGTTTCCCAAATCGTCATGA
- a CDS encoding class I SAM-dependent methyltransferase: MPDSLSSNPTTQTDDALTLEGEILTQRAWRMPDLIIYQHGPEEWWVSPLDEDLPLIKLNRMGASLLGAMDGRSTLATLLSRFGKWVCGPNQETGQWFLERWALPRYSLCFYGTEAPSGHNTEAKWDLLLQKVREKWHGNVSEETEDHLSKFHMQGIQTQHGHFEIIETTVSHLFREPCEALHGLTYGRLLGTTLRQMGWFSPRPTCIVEVGAGLGYVSKELAGELSAEERAGMSYTFLDLTKPFLGSQTRLAQSAGWQASAIQANAEQLPFRDGSVDLIIDNENLADMTPVQLTAKELETHEGTTPQHQAALDLIRRLHLPLDTPFPDEIIFNFGALSFLMEAWRVLKPGGHAIMIEFGIETGYPEPVKLPGHTEYEVQYSHMRHAARGLGFREQYCALPQLLNISGNTQVLCTGAAYAIRRICASLDKPFSVRAYTHAELKDSLGETLPKLTGLHYHSVLDPAWFGLWDFKVLMLEKPGAKFHRPNYQESKGFRWYSQR; encoded by the coding sequence GTGCCAGATTCTCTCAGTTCAAACCCGACGACACAGACCGACGACGCACTCACGCTTGAGGGCGAAATCCTTACGCAGCGCGCCTGGCGCATGCCGGATCTCATCATCTACCAGCATGGGCCTGAAGAATGGTGGGTGAGCCCCCTGGATGAGGACCTGCCGTTGATCAAACTCAACCGCATGGGCGCTTCACTGCTGGGGGCCATGGATGGCCGATCGACCCTGGCCACCCTGCTGAGTCGTTTTGGGAAATGGGTCTGTGGTCCCAACCAGGAGACAGGCCAGTGGTTTTTGGAACGTTGGGCTCTGCCGCGATACTCTCTGTGTTTTTACGGAACAGAAGCCCCCAGCGGACACAACACCGAAGCCAAATGGGACCTGTTATTACAAAAGGTTCGAGAGAAATGGCATGGGAATGTCTCGGAGGAAACGGAAGATCATCTCTCGAAGTTTCATATGCAAGGAATCCAGACTCAACATGGTCATTTCGAAATCATCGAGACGACCGTGTCACATCTGTTCCGTGAGCCTTGCGAAGCGTTACATGGCCTGACCTATGGCCGGTTGCTGGGAACGACCCTTCGACAGATGGGATGGTTTTCTCCACGCCCCACGTGCATCGTTGAAGTCGGCGCCGGCTTGGGGTACGTTTCAAAAGAGCTGGCCGGAGAGCTGAGTGCGGAAGAACGTGCCGGCATGTCTTATACATTCTTAGACCTCACGAAACCTTTTTTGGGATCACAGACCCGTTTAGCGCAATCTGCCGGATGGCAAGCCTCGGCCATACAGGCCAACGCCGAACAGCTTCCATTCAGGGACGGCAGTGTTGACCTCATCATCGACAATGAAAACCTCGCCGACATGACTCCGGTTCAACTCACCGCGAAAGAATTGGAAACTCATGAAGGCACGACCCCGCAACATCAAGCGGCGTTGGACCTGATTCGCCGATTGCATCTGCCTTTGGATACCCCGTTCCCGGACGAGATTATTTTCAATTTCGGCGCGCTCTCATTCCTCATGGAAGCCTGGCGGGTCCTGAAGCCGGGGGGCCATGCCATCATGATCGAGTTTGGGATCGAGACCGGCTATCCCGAACCCGTGAAGCTACCGGGACATACCGAGTATGAAGTTCAATATTCACACATGCGGCATGCCGCTCGGGGCCTTGGCTTCCGTGAACAATACTGTGCGCTGCCGCAGCTTCTGAATATTTCCGGGAACACGCAAGTTCTGTGTACCGGAGCGGCCTACGCAATTCGTCGTATTTGCGCGAGCCTCGACAAACCCTTCTCCGTCCGCGCCTACACGCACGCCGAATTGAAGGACAGTCTTGGGGAAACCCTCCCTAAATTAACGGGCCTGCACTATCATAGCGTGTTGGACCCGGCCTGGTTCGGACTTTGGGACTTCAAGGTATTGATGCTCGAAAAGCCGGGCGCGAAATTCCACAGGCCAAACTACCAGGAATCCAAAGGATTCCGGTGGTACAGTCAGCGATAA
- a CDS encoding PAS domain-containing protein yields MKRQSSTPSLTRAELPVPTLSSLEQPPDLSARRQAFPSIASQKVLLEHLASATSLSRALTIFCQKIEEQFPEMTVSFFLQKGTVLRHVAASRLPEPFLREIDGAVIGPEGGVCGASAFERRTILVSDIEHDGRWTRHKDLALRFGFRACWSIPIFSSKAEVLGTLTMYFKEMRTPQEIPHDLIEVYAQLAGMSIERFRLEESLAHHPPRLQRLVESTNVIPWEIECSTWRLTYIGPQVWRLLDRPASYWEEDQAWERCIHPADRDRVMAECRTVMEQRREFELEYRLLRADDATFWVRHLISVVHDEDGQPQSLQGFLLDITQQKEAQIAMQGSEERFQAILDHSPALVFVKDPDGRYLFVNRQWETQFALSRSDVLGKTMHEVFPFDTADALLANDRLVYQKRTPVEFEEEIRLQDGTAHTYLSVKFPIPSFHQQTMAICGIATDITDRKRTEHLLQTQNTILQLLAGGESLKRVLDALCLLIEQQRPGTYCTVLLLEDDGQTFRLAAAPTVPQEFARGLDGLTVGEFNGSCGAAVFHGQQVIVSDVSQDPRFEKFGDFPMRHGIRACWSTPFWGKDEKVLGSFCISHPSPCMPTTYDQQLMSTAAHLASIACERHATEQALKHSEAKLRQAQKMEAIGTLAGGIAHDFNNILTAILGFNELSRSFLPSTSPVHRYLEEVHEAGIRAKGLTKQILAFSRQSDQELKPVHLPQVIEDGVRFLRATLPTTIEIKTTLKQTVNPIIADPVQIHQVLMNLCTNSAQAMEPKGGELEVCLDRCVLTEEESCHMNDGVTSLRRSYIKLTIRDTGPGIAPEILDRVFDPFFTTKESGDGVGLGLSVVHGIVSNHQGEIKVESTPGCGTTFTILLPELDVASFQDRHHDRPLKIGTGERILFVEDEEAIAHLGKEILKQLGYTVVVETQSERALEVFREEPEAFDLVITDQTMPNMTGEVLSQELLRLRPDIPIILCTGYSPGMTPEKSRKLGIRAFLWKPLLLHDLSHTIHEVLSSR; encoded by the coding sequence ATGAAGAGACAGTCTTCAACCCCATCGCTCACGAGGGCGGAATTACCCGTCCCCACCTTATCTTCTCTCGAGCAACCTCCTGACCTTTCCGCACGTCGACAGGCATTCCCCTCGATTGCCTCACAAAAAGTCCTCTTGGAACACCTGGCTTCGGCCACATCGCTGTCCCGCGCGTTGACCATTTTTTGCCAGAAGATCGAAGAGCAGTTCCCCGAAATGACCGTTTCATTCTTTTTGCAGAAAGGGACCGTTTTGCGTCATGTCGCCGCTTCACGATTGCCTGAACCGTTTCTGCGTGAGATCGATGGTGCCGTGATCGGTCCGGAGGGCGGGGTATGCGGGGCTTCCGCGTTTGAACGGCGAACGATTCTCGTATCCGATATTGAACACGATGGGCGTTGGACGCGACACAAAGACCTGGCGTTACGGTTCGGGTTTCGTGCCTGTTGGTCCATTCCTATCTTTTCCAGCAAAGCCGAAGTGTTGGGGACGTTGACGATGTATTTCAAAGAGATGAGGACACCGCAAGAAATACCTCATGATCTGATAGAAGTGTACGCCCAGCTGGCTGGCATGAGCATTGAACGTTTTCGTCTGGAAGAGTCCTTGGCCCACCATCCCCCTCGCTTACAACGACTGGTGGAATCCACCAATGTGATTCCCTGGGAGATTGAGTGCTCGACATGGAGGCTGACGTACATTGGCCCGCAGGTTTGGCGCCTTCTCGACCGTCCTGCAAGCTATTGGGAAGAAGATCAGGCATGGGAACGGTGTATTCATCCGGCAGATCGAGACAGGGTGATGGCGGAATGTCGAACGGTCATGGAGCAGCGGCGGGAATTCGAACTGGAATATCGCTTGCTGCGGGCTGATGACGCGACGTTCTGGGTCCGTCATTTAATCAGCGTGGTGCATGATGAGGATGGCCAGCCACAGTCTCTTCAAGGGTTTTTGCTCGATATCACTCAACAGAAGGAAGCCCAGATCGCCATGCAGGGCAGTGAAGAACGGTTTCAAGCTATTCTGGACCATTCGCCGGCCTTGGTGTTCGTGAAAGATCCGGATGGACGGTATTTGTTTGTCAACCGGCAATGGGAAACCCAATTTGCGCTGTCCAGATCTGACGTGCTCGGAAAGACTATGCATGAAGTATTTCCATTCGATACAGCCGATGCTCTTCTCGCGAATGATCGCCTGGTCTACCAGAAACGAACTCCGGTGGAATTTGAGGAAGAGATACGACTCCAAGATGGAACAGCACATACCTATTTGTCCGTTAAGTTTCCCATTCCGAGTTTCCATCAACAAACGATGGCGATCTGTGGGATCGCTACGGATATTACCGACCGAAAACGAACGGAACATCTCCTCCAAACTCAGAATACCATCTTGCAGCTCCTGGCTGGTGGCGAATCGTTGAAGCGTGTTCTTGACGCGCTCTGTCTTCTAATAGAGCAGCAGCGGCCGGGGACCTATTGCACGGTTCTTCTTCTCGAAGACGATGGTCAGACGTTTCGTTTAGCCGCGGCACCGACTGTGCCTCAAGAATTTGCCCGGGGGCTTGATGGATTAACGGTCGGCGAATTCAACGGATCCTGCGGGGCTGCGGTGTTTCATGGACAACAGGTCATCGTTTCCGATGTGAGTCAGGACCCACGCTTTGAAAAATTCGGAGATTTTCCCATGAGACATGGGATTCGTGCCTGCTGGTCTACGCCATTTTGGGGAAAAGATGAAAAAGTCTTGGGTTCATTCTGTATTTCACACCCTTCTCCGTGCATGCCAACGACATACGATCAACAGCTGATGAGCACGGCGGCTCACCTGGCGAGTATAGCCTGTGAACGCCATGCCACGGAGCAGGCGTTAAAACATAGCGAAGCCAAACTGCGTCAGGCGCAGAAAATGGAAGCCATTGGAACCTTGGCCGGAGGAATCGCGCATGACTTTAATAATATTCTCACGGCCATCCTGGGCTTCAATGAATTATCCCGTTCGTTTCTTCCAAGCACCAGCCCTGTTCATCGATATCTTGAGGAGGTTCATGAGGCTGGGATTCGGGCTAAAGGCTTAACGAAGCAAATCCTGGCTTTTAGTCGTCAATCTGATCAAGAGTTGAAGCCGGTACATCTCCCTCAAGTCATTGAAGATGGCGTTCGGTTCTTGCGAGCGACATTACCGACGACGATTGAAATCAAGACCACATTGAAACAGACGGTCAACCCGATCATCGCCGACCCCGTTCAAATCCATCAGGTGTTGATGAATCTCTGCACCAACTCCGCGCAGGCGATGGAGCCAAAAGGAGGTGAGCTTGAGGTCTGTCTCGATCGTTGCGTGTTGACGGAGGAAGAAAGTTGTCATATGAATGATGGCGTAACCTCCCTACGCCGCTCGTACATCAAATTGACGATTCGGGATACCGGACCAGGCATTGCTCCTGAAATCCTCGACCGGGTCTTTGATCCGTTTTTCACGACCAAAGAGTCTGGTGATGGAGTCGGCCTTGGTCTCTCTGTCGTGCACGGGATCGTCTCGAATCACCAGGGAGAAATTAAGGTAGAAAGTACGCCTGGCTGCGGAACGACGTTTACGATACTCTTACCTGAATTAGATGTTGCCTCATTTCAGGACCGACACCATGATCGACCGCTTAAGATTGGAACAGGTGAACGTATATTATTCGTGGAAGATGAGGAAGCGATTGCTCATCTTGGGAAAGAAATACTCAAGCAGCTGGGGTACACGGTGGTCGTAGAAACGCAAAGCGAGAGGGCGCTGGAAGTGTTTCGCGAGGAGCCGGAGGCATTTGACCTTGTGATTACCGATCAGACGATGCCCAATATGACGGGAGAAGTGTTATCACAAGAATTACTTCGCTTGCGCCCCGACATCCCGATTATTCTCTGTACAGGCTATAGTCCGGGTATGACTCCAGAAAAGTCTCGAAAATTGGGGATTCGGGCTTTTCTATGGAAACCATTGTTGTTACACGACTTGAGCCATACCATTCATGAGGTACTGTCGTCTCGATAA
- a CDS encoding AmpG family muropeptide MFS transporter: MNEKTPSNHWLGEFVRLLLSAKMLVMLLAGFSSGLPLLLTGSTLKFWLREEGLDLSTIGFFSLVGLPYTLKFLWAPLMDRCIPFAFGRRRGWMLITQIMLLLAISAIAFTNPHTDLPSVILLCTLITFFSASQDIVLDAYRREALRDEELGIGSSVFIYGYRLGMLVAGALALFLADVTFFSWQDVYLIMGCAMLVGLFATWLAHEPDAGSPPASLQEAIVGPFVEFFSRPQALQILLFILLYKLGDSMASEMLSPLMVDLGVSKTQYAMVVKVFGMVALIGGGLLGGLVVYRLGIVRSLWIFGLLQMLSTAGFIVLAAIGNHLTVLTAVIAFETITSGLGQTAYVAFMASITNKRFTATQYALLTSLMGIPRVIAGSTTGVLVEWIGWEAFYTFCTLIALPGLFLIRRLVSLQHGDSAPLVNHQAPTTSQTSLS; encoded by the coding sequence ATGAACGAAAAAACTCCGTCAAATCATTGGCTTGGTGAGTTCGTCAGGCTGCTGCTGAGTGCAAAGATGCTGGTCATGTTATTGGCTGGATTTTCGTCAGGCCTGCCCCTTCTTCTTACTGGATCGACCCTCAAGTTTTGGTTACGGGAAGAAGGACTCGACCTCAGCACCATTGGGTTTTTCAGTCTGGTTGGCCTGCCTTACACGCTCAAATTTCTCTGGGCTCCTCTCATGGATCGCTGCATCCCTTTCGCCTTCGGCCGACGCCGAGGATGGATGCTCATCACTCAAATCATGCTGCTCCTCGCCATTAGCGCCATCGCCTTCACGAACCCTCACACGGACCTTCCCAGCGTCATCCTCCTGTGCACGCTGATCACGTTTTTCAGCGCCAGCCAAGATATCGTTCTCGACGCCTATCGACGCGAAGCGTTGAGGGATGAAGAGCTCGGTATCGGGTCGTCCGTGTTCATTTATGGGTATCGACTCGGCATGCTAGTTGCCGGCGCCTTAGCCCTGTTCCTCGCCGACGTAACGTTCTTTTCCTGGCAGGACGTCTACCTGATCATGGGATGCGCGATGCTCGTCGGGCTCTTCGCCACCTGGCTCGCCCACGAGCCGGATGCCGGCTCCCCCCCAGCCTCTCTTCAGGAAGCGATCGTGGGGCCGTTTGTGGAATTCTTCTCACGACCCCAAGCACTCCAGATCTTGCTCTTCATCCTGCTCTATAAATTGGGAGATAGTATGGCCTCTGAAATGCTTTCTCCCTTGATGGTTGACTTGGGCGTGTCGAAAACCCAATACGCCATGGTTGTGAAGGTCTTCGGGATGGTGGCGTTAATCGGAGGAGGGTTGTTGGGCGGGTTAGTCGTGTACCGGCTCGGCATCGTTCGCTCATTGTGGATCTTTGGCCTTCTACAAATGCTGTCGACTGCCGGGTTTATCGTACTGGCGGCCATCGGCAACCACCTGACAGTCCTCACGGCCGTCATTGCCTTCGAGACGATCACCAGCGGGCTCGGACAAACCGCCTATGTGGCGTTTATGGCCAGCATCACCAACAAACGGTTCACCGCGACCCAATATGCCCTGCTCACCAGCCTGATGGGCATCCCTCGAGTCATTGCCGGATCGACCACAGGTGTTCTGGTGGAGTGGATCGGGTGGGAAGCGTTTTATACATTCTGCACGCTCATCGCTCTACCGGGACTTTTCCTGATTAGACGCCTCGTTAGCCTCCAGCACGGCGATTCGGCGCCACTCGTCAACCACCAGGCCCCCACCACGAGTCAGACTTCTCTTTCATGA